One Desulfatitalea tepidiphila genomic region harbors:
- a CDS encoding MBL fold metallo-hydrolase, producing MTQIQLPDIDHAEVTFLVDNYTDLLAPDTDSIKRMRLPPPSAPKAEHGLSYLVTVQSGERRHTIMMDAGISGECLNHNAALLPSSLAGRFGVVKHRIEDVESMVLSHGHFDHFGGLSLFFQKLGRRLPLVLHPGAFVERRIKLGPETYVPMPSLNEAELREAGADLDMRSAPSTVAGGLILVSGTVERTTAFETGSPGLESKQDGEWKADLFEDDQAIAFRLKNKGLVVLGGCSHSGIINTVKHLAKTSGTEKIHAVLGGFHLSGMSEPLIEPTVAAMQAIQPDLIVPTHCTGWKAINAFERAMPGRFVLNTVGTTFLFGQ from the coding sequence ATGACGCAAATCCAACTGCCTGATATCGACCACGCCGAAGTCACGTTTCTCGTGGACAATTACACCGACCTGCTGGCCCCGGACACGGACAGCATCAAAAGAATGCGGCTCCCTCCGCCGAGTGCCCCCAAGGCGGAACATGGACTTTCCTACCTGGTGACCGTCCAGTCCGGCGAGCGGCGTCACACCATCATGATGGACGCCGGCATTTCCGGAGAGTGCCTCAATCACAACGCCGCCTTGCTGCCGTCAAGCCTGGCGGGCAGATTCGGTGTCGTCAAACACAGAATCGAAGATGTGGAGAGCATGGTTCTGAGCCACGGTCACTTCGACCATTTCGGTGGCTTAAGTCTGTTTTTCCAGAAACTCGGCCGGCGGCTGCCCCTGGTGCTGCATCCCGGCGCCTTCGTGGAACGCAGGATCAAGCTCGGGCCGGAAACCTATGTGCCCATGCCCTCGCTGAACGAAGCCGAGCTCAGGGAGGCCGGTGCAGATCTCGACATGCGCAGCGCCCCCTCCACGGTAGCCGGCGGCCTGATTCTGGTCTCCGGCACGGTGGAACGGACCACGGCTTTCGAGACCGGGTCGCCCGGTTTGGAATCGAAGCAGGATGGCGAATGGAAAGCGGACCTGTTCGAAGACGACCAGGCCATCGCGTTCCGATTGAAAAACAAGGGCCTGGTGGTGTTGGGCGGATGTTCACACTCGGGCATCATCAACACGGTCAAACACCTGGCCAAGACCAGTGGTACAGAGAAGATTCACGCCGTGCTCGGGGGATTTCATTTGAGCGGCATGAGCGAACCGCTGATCGAACCGACCGTGGCGGCCATGCAGGCCATTCAACCGGATTTGATCGTGCCCACGCACTGTACCGGCTGGAAGGCGATTAACGCATTTGAACGGGCCATGCCCGGTCGCTTCGTGCTCAATACCGTGGGGACGACGTTTCTGTTCGGACAATAG
- the tsaA gene encoding tRNA (N6-threonylcarbamoyladenosine(37)-N6)-methyltransferase TrmO — protein MSIVFNAIGTIERDPGEQATPRHHTLSDVEGWLNILPEYEAGVSDITPGQRIVVLFHFDRSPPFTPELLRQTPPHRDAPLGVFSICSPRRPNAIGMSIVEVLKVDGCRIRVKGLDTLDGTPILDIKPYFPLEDGQRH, from the coding sequence ATGTCCATTGTCTTCAACGCCATCGGAACCATCGAACGGGATCCCGGAGAACAAGCCACCCCGCGGCATCACACCCTGTCGGATGTGGAGGGGTGGCTCAATATCCTTCCCGAATATGAAGCCGGCGTGAGCGACATCACTCCAGGCCAGCGCATCGTGGTGCTGTTTCACTTTGACCGCAGTCCCCCCTTCACGCCGGAGCTGCTCCGCCAGACGCCGCCCCATCGGGACGCCCCTCTTGGCGTCTTCAGTATCTGTTCCCCCAGGCGGCCCAATGCCATCGGCATGTCGATCGTGGAGGTATTGAAGGTCGATGGTTGCCGTATCCGGGTCAAGGGGCTCGATACGCTGGACGGCACGCCGATCCTGGACATCAAACCCTATTTCCCCTTGGAAGATGGTCAACGGCATTGA
- a CDS encoding FAD-dependent oxidoreductase, producing the protein MVPDQNLRNAGIDVIEGEVVRVDASGRKVTLANGDTLDYHKLFLATGASPMVPPIEGRDLEGVMTLRGLPDACRIKNYFLEKKPRRILFIGAGFITLEVASLLAATAKDKMDITIVELMDRPLPLMLDMDMASLVKTHLEEKGLRVMTGEKVEKIIGTADKVSGVLLASGKELPADMVFMNIGTRPNVELATEIGLEVGRFGIKVNPYQETSDPHILAGGDCVEKFHFITGKPVPGQLRGPAVIQGRLAAKRLAGYAIPFPGVLNAGGCQFFERVATSTGLTEEEAKREGFDTITATVDSRSKHGMIPGVQPWRIKLVFDKKTEKLIGGQIVAHTVASAKSIDTVNALIWGGKTMSDLTTHMCACNPDISSEPSLEPISIAGEQALQKLKA; encoded by the coding sequence GTGGTTCCCGATCAAAACCTGAGAAACGCCGGGATCGATGTGATCGAAGGCGAGGTGGTTCGGGTGGATGCATCCGGTCGCAAGGTGACGCTGGCCAATGGCGACACCCTTGACTATCACAAGCTGTTTCTCGCCACGGGGGCCAGCCCGATGGTGCCCCCCATCGAAGGCCGGGATCTCGAAGGGGTCATGACCTTGCGGGGCTTGCCGGACGCTTGCAGGATCAAAAATTACTTCCTGGAGAAAAAACCCAGGAGAATACTTTTCATCGGCGCCGGTTTTATCACCCTGGAGGTGGCCTCCCTGTTGGCCGCAACGGCCAAGGATAAAATGGACATCACCATCGTGGAACTGATGGACCGGCCGTTGCCGCTCATGCTGGACATGGATATGGCCTCCCTGGTCAAAACCCACCTGGAAGAAAAAGGGCTCAGGGTCATGACCGGCGAGAAGGTAGAAAAAATCATCGGCACGGCGGACAAGGTGTCTGGCGTGCTTCTTGCCTCCGGCAAAGAGCTGCCCGCCGACATGGTCTTCATGAACATCGGCACCCGGCCCAACGTGGAACTGGCCACGGAGATCGGCCTGGAGGTCGGCCGTTTCGGCATCAAGGTCAACCCGTACCAGGAGACTTCCGATCCGCACATTCTGGCGGGAGGCGATTGCGTGGAAAAATTTCACTTCATTACCGGCAAACCGGTGCCCGGTCAGTTGCGCGGTCCGGCCGTCATTCAGGGGCGGTTGGCCGCCAAACGGCTGGCCGGTTACGCCATTCCTTTTCCCGGCGTCCTGAATGCCGGCGGATGCCAGTTCTTCGAACGGGTGGCCACCTCCACGGGATTAACCGAAGAGGAGGCGAAGAGGGAAGGCTTCGATACCATTACGGCCACAGTGGATTCGAGAAGCAAGCACGGCATGATTCCCGGGGTGCAGCCTTGGCGCATCAAGCTGGTGTTCGATAAGAAGACCGAAAAATTGATCGGTGGCCAGATCGTGGCCCACACCGTTGCATCTGCCAAATCCATCGATACGGTCAACGCGCTGATCTGGGGGGGAAAAACCATGTCGGATCTGACCACCCACATGTGCGCCTGCAATCCGGACATCTCTTCCGAGCCTAGTTTGGAACCGATCTCCATAGCGGGCGAACAGGCCTTGCAGAAACTGAAGGCCTGA
- a CDS encoding DsrE family protein translates to MANFLFVLSKDDNESATRCFQFAKIAHSKGHHVDLFFIDSGVMWANQERELSQRTDTGDCPQDYLPYLVENEVKIGICTPCAKNRKVDEALFYSNMQLDGGPHLIDMAAEAKVFNF, encoded by the coding sequence ATGGCCAATTTTCTATTTGTTTTGAGTAAAGACGACAACGAATCCGCCACCCGCTGCTTCCAATTTGCCAAAATCGCCCACTCCAAGGGGCATCATGTGGACCTTTTTTTCATCGACAGCGGCGTGATGTGGGCCAACCAGGAAAGGGAGCTCTCCCAAAGAACGGATACCGGGGACTGTCCGCAGGACTATCTGCCCTACCTCGTTGAAAATGAAGTTAAAATAGGCATTTGCACGCCGTGCGCCAAAAACCGCAAAGTCGATGAGGCCCTGTTTTATTCCAACATGCAGCTCGATGGTGGGCCGCATCTGATTGACATGGCGGCGGAGGCGAAAGTGTTCAATTTTTAA
- a CDS encoding pyridoxamine 5'-phosphate oxidase family protein, with protein sequence MAKMTQRIQELFTKVRTAVLITATPDGTPNGVPVGAKKILDDETVLISDQFFGKTLQNMKSNPHVAVTFWEGHEGYQLKGSVTIETSGPRFEETARWIEEMSNKAGFPLKSKGAVIMQVEEIYAVAPGPGAGKRLA encoded by the coding sequence ATGGCGAAAATGACCCAACGCATCCAGGAACTCTTCACGAAAGTCCGTACCGCGGTTCTCATCACGGCCACACCCGACGGCACCCCCAATGGGGTCCCGGTAGGTGCAAAGAAAATTCTCGATGATGAAACGGTTCTCATATCCGACCAGTTTTTCGGCAAGACCCTGCAAAACATGAAAAGCAACCCGCACGTTGCCGTCACGTTCTGGGAAGGCCACGAAGGCTACCAACTGAAGGGAAGCGTTACCATCGAAACTTCAGGCCCGCGTTTTGAAGAGACCGCCCGTTGGATCGAGGAAATGAGCAACAAAGCCGGTTTTCCCCTGAAATCCAAGGGAGCCGTCATCATGCAGGTCGAAGAAATCTACGCTGTGGCGCCGGGCCCAGGGGCCGGCAAGCGATTGGCCTGA
- a CDS encoding class I SAM-dependent methyltransferase: MPNIDGVPPDRPLRVIIGAGGQSWPGWIATDKTSLDLLRPELWNSFFGERRAEAFLCEHVWEHLTEDEGRAAAELCYSWLKPGGYLRCAVPDGNFPDPDYQRHARVGGPGPADHPAADHKVLYDYHRFSKLFEHAGFQVDLLEYCDERGRFHYHQWSIQDGPVYRSLLLDHRNREGKINNVSLIVDAYKPLE; this comes from the coding sequence ATGCCGAACATTGATGGGGTGCCACCGGATCGACCCCTAAGAGTGATCATAGGTGCCGGAGGACAATCCTGGCCCGGCTGGATCGCTACCGACAAGACTTCGCTGGACCTGCTGCGCCCCGAGCTATGGAACTCGTTCTTCGGAGAGCGACGGGCCGAAGCGTTTTTATGCGAACACGTGTGGGAACACCTGACCGAGGATGAGGGCCGGGCAGCCGCGGAGTTGTGTTATTCTTGGCTCAAACCGGGAGGATATTTGCGTTGCGCCGTGCCTGACGGGAACTTTCCCGATCCCGACTACCAGCGCCATGCGAGGGTGGGAGGACCGGGGCCGGCCGATCATCCGGCCGCCGACCACAAGGTTCTGTATGACTACCACCGCTTTTCAAAGCTCTTCGAGCACGCCGGTTTTCAGGTGGATCTGTTGGAATATTGCGACGAACGGGGCCGCTTTCATTACCATCAGTGGTCCATCCAAGATGGCCCGGTCTACCGGTCCCTGCTTCTGGACCACCGCAACCGGGAAGGCAAAATCAACAACGTGTCGCTGATCGTCGATGCGTACAAACCACTGGAATAA
- a CDS encoding Mrp/NBP35 family ATP-binding protein yields MESTSQDTKNKDASGCSSCGDKSCSAKNPQKGESEKDFQDRQKLQSRLCRIQRKIVVLSGKGGVGKSTVAVNLAMALVMEGKKVGLLDVDIHGPSVPTMLGIELQGVQGDGENLLPVNVKGLKVMSAGFFLQKQDDAIIWRGPMKMIAIKQFLKDVAWGDLDYLIIDSPPGTGDEPLSVCQLIGHLDGAVVVTTPQKVSAVDVRKSVTFCRQLNVPVLGIVENMSGFVCPKCGEVTHIFSSGGGRNIASSMNVPFLGSIPIDPQIAMACDSGQSFVSAFVTSPTATIMREIVPAIEFPRPAGHTAQKAV; encoded by the coding sequence GTGGAATCAACATCGCAAGACACAAAGAACAAAGACGCATCGGGCTGCAGCAGTTGTGGTGATAAAAGCTGCTCTGCGAAGAACCCCCAGAAAGGGGAAAGTGAAAAGGACTTCCAGGACCGGCAAAAATTGCAGTCACGGCTCTGTCGGATCCAACGCAAAATCGTGGTTCTCTCGGGCAAGGGCGGCGTCGGGAAAAGCACGGTCGCCGTCAACTTGGCCATGGCCCTGGTCATGGAAGGAAAGAAGGTCGGCCTGTTGGATGTGGACATTCACGGCCCCAGCGTTCCCACCATGCTCGGCATCGAGTTACAAGGAGTTCAGGGAGATGGCGAAAATCTCCTCCCGGTGAACGTAAAGGGCTTGAAAGTGATGAGTGCCGGCTTTTTTCTGCAAAAACAGGACGATGCCATTATCTGGCGTGGTCCCATGAAAATGATCGCCATCAAGCAGTTCCTAAAAGATGTGGCCTGGGGGGACCTGGACTATCTAATCATCGACTCGCCCCCGGGTACCGGTGACGAACCTCTTTCGGTCTGCCAACTGATCGGTCATCTGGATGGCGCCGTCGTCGTGACCACGCCCCAGAAGGTGTCGGCCGTGGATGTTCGCAAGTCGGTCACCTTCTGCCGTCAATTGAATGTGCCCGTATTGGGCATCGTCGAGAACATGAGCGGCTTTGTGTGCCCGAAGTGCGGTGAAGTCACGCACATTTTTTCTTCGGGCGGCGGCCGGAACATTGCCAGCAGCATGAACGTGCCTTTTCTGGGATCCATTCCCATCGATCCGCAAATCGCAATGGCCTGTGACAGCGGACAATCGTTTGTATCGGCTTTCGTCACATCGCCGACCGCAACCATCATGCGAGAGATCGTGCCGGCCATTGAGTTCCCCCGCCCTGCGGGTCATACCGCCCAGAAGGCCGTGTGA
- a CDS encoding NifB/NifX family molybdenum-iron cluster-binding protein, whose translation MRIAVSQWNGRVSPVFDVSERLLLVDTAEHQEITRESVYLTSVGPFGRIKELAQIGVNILICGAISFALESALKHAGIRVIGFTCGEVDAVIAAFQKGCLGNACFRMPGLTGNAHAQSQSSHPAG comes from the coding sequence ATGCGAATTGCCGTATCACAATGGAATGGCCGCGTTTCACCGGTTTTCGATGTCTCCGAACGGCTCTTGCTGGTCGACACGGCGGAACATCAAGAAATCACGAGGGAAAGCGTCTACCTGACGAGCGTGGGGCCGTTTGGCCGGATCAAGGAGTTGGCGCAGATCGGCGTGAATATCCTGATCTGCGGCGCCATCAGTTTCGCCTTGGAAAGTGCGCTCAAGCATGCTGGCATCCGCGTTATCGGATTCACATGCGGCGAGGTGGATGCGGTGATCGCCGCGTTTCAAAAAGGCTGCCTGGGAAACGCCTGCTTTCGCATGCCGGGACTGACCGGCAATGCTCATGCTCAGAGCCAGAGTTCACATCCAGCCGGCTGA
- a CDS encoding sigma-54 interaction domain-containing protein, which translates to MHDDKEAHHRDVILDSVNEGVFTVDSQWRITAFNRAAEQITGIMRSDAIGKACCDVFHADICEKACALRQTFDTGRPIVNATAHIVTNQGRRVPIRISTAILRDRRGRVIGGVETFQDLSQVEELQKELESRYTFEDIVGRSDAMMQVFKVLPQIAESSSTVLIEGPSGTGKELFARAIHNLSPRAKHRFVAVNCAALPDTLLESELFGHKAGAFTDARRDKAGRFEMADGGTIFLDEIGDISQAMQTRLLRVLQNHVIEPLGAVRPKTVDIRVLAATNKDLAGLVKSGAFRQDLYYRIRVIHLVLPMLRQRREDIPLLIDHFVKKYNRLQGKDIAGVSVEVVSRLMEHDFPGNVRELENIIEQAFVLCRGGMIEMHHLPPELRSETLARRDTGGPVNLKSMERQFIRQTLKYHNGNRREAAKDLGIDVSTLYRKIKSLGIEVPETDGRSRRN; encoded by the coding sequence ATGCACGATGACAAGGAAGCGCATCATCGGGATGTGATTCTCGATTCGGTCAATGAGGGTGTTTTTACGGTGGATTCGCAGTGGCGGATCACCGCATTCAATCGGGCCGCAGAGCAGATTACCGGCATCATGCGCAGTGATGCCATAGGAAAGGCATGCTGTGACGTTTTTCATGCCGATATTTGTGAAAAGGCGTGTGCCTTGCGGCAGACTTTCGATACGGGTCGACCGATCGTCAATGCCACCGCGCATATCGTGACCAACCAGGGGCGCCGGGTACCCATTCGCATATCCACCGCCATTCTCAGGGACCGGCGCGGAAGAGTGATCGGCGGGGTCGAAACCTTCCAGGATCTGAGCCAGGTCGAAGAACTGCAGAAAGAGCTGGAAAGCCGTTATACCTTTGAGGATATTGTCGGCCGCAGCGATGCCATGATGCAAGTATTCAAGGTTCTGCCACAGATCGCCGAAAGCAGCAGCACCGTCTTGATCGAAGGCCCCAGCGGTACCGGCAAGGAGCTTTTTGCGCGTGCCATTCACAATTTGTCGCCCCGCGCCAAGCATCGTTTTGTGGCCGTCAATTGCGCTGCCCTGCCCGATACGCTACTGGAAAGCGAACTTTTCGGGCATAAGGCCGGTGCTTTCACCGATGCCCGGCGCGACAAGGCCGGCCGTTTCGAGATGGCCGATGGGGGGACCATTTTTCTCGACGAGATCGGAGACATCTCGCAGGCCATGCAGACACGGCTGCTGCGGGTGCTTCAAAACCATGTCATTGAGCCATTGGGTGCCGTGCGGCCCAAAACGGTGGATATCCGAGTGCTGGCCGCAACCAATAAGGACCTGGCCGGACTGGTTAAAAGCGGCGCTTTCCGCCAGGATCTCTACTATCGAATCCGGGTGATCCATCTGGTGTTGCCCATGCTCCGGCAGCGGCGGGAGGATATTCCCCTCTTGATCGATCATTTCGTCAAAAAATACAACCGTTTGCAGGGAAAGGACATCGCCGGCGTGTCGGTGGAGGTGGTCTCCCGGCTCATGGAACACGATTTCCCGGGAAACGTACGCGAACTGGAAAACATCATCGAGCAGGCCTTCGTGCTGTGTCGCGGCGGCATGATCGAGATGCATCATCTGCCGCCTGAACTCCGGTCCGAAACCCTTGCCCGCAGAGATACGGGTGGCCCGGTGAACTTGAAGAGCATGGAGCGGCAGTTCATTCGCCAGACCTTGAAATACCATAACGGCAATCGCCGGGAAGCGGCCAAGGACCTGGGCATCGACGTTTCCACGCTCTATCGAAAAATCAAGTCCCTGGGTATCGAAGTGCCGGAAACCGATGGTCGCAGTAGAAGGAATTGA
- a CDS encoding sigma-54 interaction domain-containing protein, with protein sequence MPNRKAQVAPATMTDAILESISDGVFTVDEHWRITSFNSAAEAITGIPRAQAIGRRCSEVFRSSMCETECPLFQTLKNKRPIIGKSGYIIDANQARIPISVSTAVLRDAEGRIVGGAETFRDLSEVETLRQELAGRSRVGDIVSRSPLMQRVFEVLPAIAASPSTVLILGETGTGKELMASTIHSLSPRRNGPFVAVNCGALPDTLLESELFGYKAGAFTGANKDKPGRFAMAKGGTLLLDEIGEVSPALQVRLLRVLQERTFEPLGATASEMADVRIIVASNKDLAMEMRQGSFREDLYYRVNVVRVELPPLRRRKEDIPLLAEQFVERFNRLQRKEIKGIAPEALSLMMAHEWPGNVRELENVIERAFVLCNKEVIGMEHLPDELTSHRRPGGLLPSGIKEARNLIDSQTVRTALEQNGYNRLAAARALGIHKSTLFRIIKRLGINLPEQDGRSMSSKKQG encoded by the coding sequence ATGCCCAATCGCAAGGCGCAAGTCGCTCCAGCGACAATGACCGATGCAATCCTTGAGAGCATCTCCGATGGCGTCTTTACGGTGGACGAGCATTGGCGGATTACCTCGTTTAACAGCGCGGCAGAAGCCATTACCGGAATTCCTCGCGCCCAGGCCATCGGTCGGCGCTGTTCCGAGGTGTTTCGCTCGAGCATGTGTGAAACGGAGTGCCCGCTTTTCCAGACTCTGAAAAACAAAAGACCGATCATCGGAAAGTCCGGCTATATCATCGATGCCAACCAGGCCAGGATCCCGATCAGCGTTTCCACGGCCGTTCTGCGCGATGCAGAGGGGCGTATTGTCGGGGGGGCCGAAACCTTCCGGGACTTGAGCGAAGTCGAAACCCTGCGTCAGGAGCTCGCCGGACGGTCCAGAGTGGGCGATATCGTCAGTCGCAGCCCGCTGATGCAGCGGGTGTTTGAAGTGCTGCCGGCCATTGCCGCCAGTCCGAGCACGGTCCTGATTCTCGGGGAAACCGGAACCGGCAAGGAACTCATGGCCAGTACCATTCACTCGCTCAGCCCCAGGCGCAACGGTCCCTTTGTGGCCGTCAACTGTGGCGCCCTTCCCGATACGCTGCTGGAGTCCGAGCTCTTCGGCTACAAAGCCGGTGCGTTTACCGGTGCCAACAAGGACAAGCCTGGACGATTCGCCATGGCCAAGGGGGGAACCCTGCTGCTGGATGAAATCGGCGAAGTGAGCCCGGCCCTGCAGGTGCGCCTGCTGCGGGTCTTGCAGGAGAGGACCTTCGAGCCACTCGGGGCGACGGCCTCGGAAATGGCCGATGTCCGCATTATCGTCGCCAGCAACAAGGACCTGGCCATGGAGATGCGCCAGGGGTCGTTTCGGGAAGATCTCTACTATCGTGTCAACGTGGTACGGGTCGAACTGCCCCCCCTGCGGCGCCGAAAGGAGGATATCCCCCTGCTGGCCGAACAGTTCGTTGAGCGTTTCAACCGCCTGCAGCGCAAGGAGATCAAAGGGATCGCGCCCGAAGCCTTGTCGCTCATGATGGCCCACGAGTGGCCTGGAAATGTCCGTGAGCTGGAAAACGTGATCGAGCGCGCGTTCGTCCTGTGCAATAAGGAGGTGATCGGCATGGAGCATCTGCCCGACGAGTTGACCTCCCACCGCAGACCCGGCGGCCTGCTGCCTTCGGGCATAAAGGAGGCGCGCAATTTGATCGACAGCCAGACCGTCCGAACCGCATTGGAGCAAAACGGTTACAACCGCCTGGCCGCCGCCCGGGCCCTCGGTATTCATAAAAGCACCCTTTTTCGCATTATCAAGCGACTCGGCATCAATCTGCCGGAGCAGGATGGCCGCTCCATGAGCAGCAAGAAACAGGGATGA
- a CDS encoding (Fe-S)-binding protein — protein MTQQPITLGVKKNQTFLEKVKEILPDGGNLNLCLTCGACSSGCPATGLDNMDPRKFLRMAALGMDEEIRKSDWVWMCSMCQRCIYVCPMKINIPQLVFNARALWPREERPKGILGSCDMALRNDSCSAMGTSPEDFQFVVEDVLEEYRENQPEFAEMEAPIDKEGAEFFLNQNSREPVTEPDEMVPLWKILHLAGADWTYGSKGWGGENYCMFLADDDAWKHITSTAAKQADDLGCRVFLNTEUGHVTFSVLAGLKKYNIPHKFEVKNIYEYYAKWIREGKLKVNSDWNKDLKIKFTVQDPCQIVRKSYGDPIAEDLRFVVKSVVGEDNFIDMEPNRSNNYCCGGGGGFLQSGYKEARLEYGRLKDQQIQTTGADYCIAGCHNCHAQIHELSEHYGAGYGVVHLWTLICLSLGILGPNEREYLRDDLKEVNVFHPETAM, from the coding sequence ATGACGCAACAGCCGATCACGCTCGGCGTGAAAAAAAATCAGACCTTTTTGGAAAAAGTGAAGGAGATCCTGCCCGATGGCGGGAACTTGAACCTGTGCCTGACGTGCGGTGCCTGTTCGTCCGGTTGCCCGGCCACCGGGCTCGACAATATGGATCCGCGCAAGTTTTTGCGCATGGCCGCCCTGGGAATGGATGAGGAGATCCGGAAATCGGATTGGGTGTGGATGTGCTCCATGTGCCAGCGATGCATCTACGTCTGCCCGATGAAAATCAATATTCCTCAGTTGGTTTTCAACGCGCGCGCCCTGTGGCCCAGGGAAGAGCGCCCCAAGGGCATTCTCGGGTCTTGCGACATGGCATTGCGCAACGACAGCTGCAGCGCCATGGGTACCTCGCCTGAAGACTTCCAGTTCGTGGTCGAGGACGTACTGGAAGAGTATCGGGAAAACCAGCCGGAATTTGCCGAAATGGAGGCGCCCATCGACAAGGAGGGGGCCGAGTTTTTCCTCAACCAGAATTCACGCGAACCGGTCACGGAACCGGACGAGATGGTGCCCCTGTGGAAAATCCTGCACCTGGCCGGCGCCGATTGGACCTATGGGTCCAAGGGATGGGGCGGCGAGAACTACTGCATGTTCCTGGCCGATGACGATGCCTGGAAGCACATCACCAGCACTGCGGCCAAGCAGGCCGACGACCTGGGGTGTCGCGTCTTTCTCAATACCGAGTGAGGGCACGTTACCTTCTCGGTCCTGGCAGGACTGAAAAAATACAACATTCCTCACAAGTTCGAGGTCAAGAACATCTACGAATACTACGCCAAGTGGATTCGCGAGGGCAAACTGAAGGTCAATTCCGACTGGAACAAGGATCTGAAAATCAAGTTCACCGTCCAAGATCCGTGTCAGATCGTTCGCAAGAGTTATGGCGACCCCATTGCCGAAGATCTGCGCTTCGTCGTCAAGTCCGTGGTCGGCGAAGACAACTTCATCGACATGGAGCCCAACCGCTCGAACAATTACTGCTGCGGCGGCGGCGGCGGGTTCCTCCAATCCGGCTATAAGGAGGCGCGCCTGGAGTATGGTCGGCTGAAAGATCAGCAGATTCAAACGACCGGTGCGGATTACTGCATCGCCGGATGCCATAACTGCCATGCCCAGATCCATGAACTGAGTGAGCATTACGGCGCCGGTTACGGCGTCGTGCATTTGTGGACACTGATTTGCCTGTCTCTCGGAATTTTGGGGCCAAACGAGCGAGAATACCTGCGCGATGACTTGAAAGAGGTTAATGTCTTTCATCCCGAAACCGCGATGTAG
- a CDS encoding NifB/NifX family molybdenum-iron cluster-binding protein has protein sequence MIPMNAAFTTWNSRIAPVFDVARTACIVEVDQDGRVSQRMETFKDDLPAQKVLCLVQWKIESLVCGAISRSLQLILAAQAIRVIPFVAGDLQEVIGAWLKGSIEDAAFAMPGYGGRRHRKMGGAAPIGMGAWVLAPEETQHPRGGGRRRGQPHGQGRSVRSAGGVEECLCPKCGRREPRQTGMPCTMLQCRTCGTAMVSSSYHSSKPRR, from the coding sequence TTGATTCCCATGAACGCCGCCTTCACTACATGGAATAGCCGGATCGCCCCTGTTTTCGATGTTGCGCGAACGGCCTGCATTGTCGAAGTCGATCAAGACGGACGCGTGTCACAGCGAATGGAGACATTCAAGGATGACTTGCCGGCCCAGAAGGTACTGTGCCTGGTTCAATGGAAAATTGAAAGCCTGGTCTGCGGGGCCATCTCTCGCTCTCTGCAATTGATTTTAGCTGCTCAGGCCATACGGGTCATTCCTTTCGTGGCCGGAGATCTGCAGGAGGTGATCGGCGCCTGGCTCAAAGGTTCCATCGAAGACGCCGCTTTCGCCATGCCGGGGTATGGCGGACGGCGCCATCGCAAGATGGGCGGCGCTGCTCCAATCGGCATGGGAGCATGGGTTCTTGCGCCTGAGGAGACACAGCATCCCAGGGGGGGAGGTCGCAGACGAGGTCAGCCCCATGGCCAGGGTAGATCGGTGCGTTCAGCGGGCGGCGTCGAAGAATGTCTATGTCCGAAATGTGGGCGACGGGAACCCCGCCAAACAGGGATGCCCTGTACCATGTTGCAGTGCCGCACGTGCGGCACTGCGATGGTCAGTTCCTCCTATCACAGTTCAAAACCAAGGAGGTGA
- a CDS encoding DUF5320 domain-containing protein, producing the protein MPAGNGSGPMGLGPMTGRGLGYCSGEVAPGYGNLAPKRGYGMFQGRGRRGGWRYWQGGGAGRMNWGGYGSYAQGASSELERQSLKRQADLLQSELQRIQQRLADLEAAEES; encoded by the coding sequence ATGCCAGCTGGAAATGGCAGCGGACCAATGGGATTGGGACCCATGACCGGTCGCGGTCTGGGATATTGCAGCGGAGAGGTAGCCCCCGGATACGGCAATTTGGCGCCCAAGCGGGGCTACGGTATGTTCCAGGGGCGCGGCCGGAGAGGCGGTTGGCGGTACTGGCAAGGCGGCGGAGCCGGCAGGATGAATTGGGGCGGATACGGGTCTTACGCGCAAGGGGCTTCTTCCGAGTTGGAACGACAGTCGTTGAAGCGTCAGGCGGATCTGTTACAGTCTGAACTGCAGCGCATACAGCAGCGCCTGGCCGATTTGGAAGCTGCAGAAGAGAGTTAA